The following coding sequences are from one Bacteroidales bacterium window:
- a CDS encoding glycosyltransferase family 4 protein — MKILINGLQLGNLNTGVQYYTENLLHEYQKQNKHFDFLVSKNYKNNFSANDLINIHFINLKESRVRRIFYENFMLPKYFLNQKFDLYHSPNYLLPFRCPFPSVVTIHDLITLDYPELCQTESVFYFRLFLPRSIKKVSKIIAVSHKVKEDIIRHFKTPPEKIEVVYHGISSNFKKITDPELLSNVIRKYRLPEQFILFVGNIEPKKNLERLVAAFCKLKKETLIKHKLVIVGKKGWKYRHVFDIVKKSRLENEVLFPGYVPKEELPCFYSLADLFAFPSLYEGFGFPPLEAMACGLPALVSDRGALPEITGGKCLQVDPYDVNQLAEGMYQLITNTGLKQKLISEGREWVKQFTWERAAKETVCVYKTILGC; from the coding sequence ATGAAAATATTGATAAATGGCCTCCAATTAGGTAACTTAAATACAGGAGTCCAATACTATACCGAGAATTTATTGCATGAATATCAAAAGCAAAATAAACATTTTGATTTCTTAGTTTCTAAAAATTACAAGAATAATTTTAGTGCTAATGATCTAATAAATATTCATTTTATTAATCTAAAAGAAAGTCGCGTTAGACGGATTTTTTACGAAAATTTTATGCTACCAAAATATTTTCTTAATCAAAAATTCGATTTATACCATTCCCCAAACTACCTTCTGCCGTTTAGATGTCCTTTTCCTTCCGTTGTAACTATCCACGATTTAATCACTCTCGATTATCCTGAGTTATGCCAAACAGAATCAGTGTTTTATTTTCGTTTATTTTTGCCTAGATCCATCAAAAAAGTTAGCAAAATTATCGCCGTTTCCCACAAGGTGAAAGAAGATATAATACGGCATTTCAAAACTCCCCCTGAAAAAATAGAAGTTGTTTATCATGGGATCAGCAGTAATTTCAAGAAGATAACCGATCCGGAATTATTGAGCAATGTTATCCGTAAGTACCGTTTGCCAGAACAATTTATCCTATTTGTAGGGAATATAGAACCCAAAAAGAACCTCGAAAGGTTAGTAGCTGCATTCTGTAAACTAAAAAAAGAAACACTTATCAAGCATAAGCTGGTTATAGTCGGTAAAAAGGGATGGAAATACAGACATGTATTCGATATCGTTAAAAAATCACGTTTGGAAAACGAAGTACTATTTCCCGGCTATGTTCCCAAAGAGGAATTGCCTTGTTTTTATTCATTGGCCGATTTGTTTGCATTCCCTTCCTTATATGAAGGTTTTGGCTTCCCTCCTTTGGAAGCAATGGCTTGTGGCTTACCAGCACTGGTTTCCGACAGAGGAGCCTTGCCTGAGATTACTGGCGGAAAGTGCCTTCAGGTAGACCCATATGATGTAAATCAACTGGCAGAAGGAATGTATCAATTAATTACAAATACAGGACTGAAACAAAAACTAATATCCGAAGGTAGAGAATGGGTAAAACAGTTTACATGGGAACGGGCAGCAAAAGAAACTGTATGTGTTTATAAAACAATATTGGGATGTTAA
- a CDS encoding glycosyltransferase family 4 protein: MGKENKILFISNSIMLSGAEQSMVDIINSIDKNKYEITLILPSNNNYHKLINNSVFIKEYSLLNFVKTFNIFKVGSYFFNIVYYSIKLLIYAINKKIDIVYVNTYKAFPYVLFIKTFTRTKIILHVRDYTTSGIIKSIMLNQSDRLICVSDFINKQFEGKERDKTVTIYNGIDTHFWKESNSISEIYMRKQVNISSDKRLIIMVSQITQWKNHIDFIKVSKLIHERVINSHMAIIGQPINKADQSYLEFLNECVKVEGVSDFFSIIDFQENIREVISMADILIHTAINEPFGRVIIEAMSLGKPVIAYRSGGPSEIILDNVTGYTLEPGDINGIAQKAINLLTNNELRFQMGKASRERVLNCFNLQNSIIKIEEVIDTL; this comes from the coding sequence GTGGGAAAAGAAAATAAAATTTTATTCATTAGTAATTCTATCATGCTGAGTGGTGCAGAGCAAAGCATGGTAGATATTATAAACTCAATCGATAAAAACAAATACGAAATCACTCTTATATTACCATCTAATAATAATTATCATAAATTAATAAATAATAGTGTTTTTATTAAGGAATACAGCTTATTGAACTTTGTTAAAACCTTTAATATATTTAAGGTTGGTTCGTACTTTTTTAATATTGTCTATTACTCTATAAAACTACTAATTTATGCTATAAATAAAAAAATAGATATTGTTTATGTGAACACCTATAAGGCCTTTCCTTATGTATTATTTATAAAGACCTTTACTCGAACAAAAATAATTTTACATGTCAGAGATTACACCACATCAGGAATAATTAAAAGTATAATGTTAAACCAAAGTGATCGGCTAATATGTGTCTCTGATTTTATCAATAAACAATTTGAAGGTAAAGAAAGGGACAAAACGGTTACAATATATAATGGGATTGATACTCATTTCTGGAAAGAAAGTAACAGTATATCTGAGATATACATGCGAAAGCAGGTGAATATCTCATCAGATAAACGTTTAATTATTATGGTTAGTCAGATAACCCAATGGAAAAATCATATTGATTTTATTAAAGTTTCAAAACTAATTCATGAAAGAGTAATCAATTCACATATGGCAATTATCGGTCAACCTATAAATAAAGCAGATCAATCATATTTAGAGTTTTTAAATGAATGCGTTAAGGTTGAAGGAGTATCAGATTTTTTCAGTATAATAGATTTTCAGGAAAATATAAGGGAAGTGATTTCAATGGCTGATATTTTAATACATACCGCAATTAATGAACCATTTGGCAGGGTTATTATTGAAGCCATGTCATTGGGAAAACCAGTTATTGCATACAGGTCGGGAGGGCCATCAGAAATAATTTTAGACAATGTAACTGGCTATACATTAGAGCCTGGGGATATTAATGGCATTGCACAAAAGGCAATTAATTTACTAACAAATAACGAATTGAGATTTCAGATGGGGAAAGCTAGTAGGGAAAGAGTTTTGAACTGCTTTAATTTACAAAACTCGATAATTAAGATTGAAGAAGTTATTGACACTCTCTGA
- a CDS encoding alpha/beta fold hydrolase produces MPEQAINIGEKDERISCILHTPSIEKEEKTVIVFMHGWAGYRIGPHQMFVKYARQFSEMGYYSIRFDFRGRGYSAGRRFETSNTTMLFDLEQVISYLNANIKYHKIILFGICSGAKLAIYYAKAGKQKIDGVIEMSSSLLRVDSVAQTQINKKKNSILNYLNKEKLIKLTTGEVKFRKLIEVPFRYVSFLSHSIVDRFKPNKSAPAPQKKVITTDSSFKNYSGTPFLLIHGEKDPETDVTLQQITSLLEKYGIGYHKHIIMGANHSFYSVEWEMEIFNIIRNWMIKNYSLEFEAKEVLTSI; encoded by the coding sequence ATGCCCGAACAAGCTATAAACATAGGAGAAAAAGACGAAAGGATTTCGTGTATTCTACACACGCCATCTATTGAAAAAGAGGAAAAAACAGTAATAGTATTTATGCATGGGTGGGCAGGCTACCGCATTGGACCACACCAGATGTTTGTAAAATACGCCCGTCAGTTCTCTGAGATGGGCTATTATAGCATCCGTTTTGATTTTAGGGGTAGAGGGTATAGCGCAGGTAGGAGGTTTGAAACAAGCAATACAACCATGCTTTTTGATTTGGAGCAAGTAATTTCATATTTAAATGCCAATATTAAATACCACAAAATAATCCTTTTTGGAATTTGTTCTGGGGCAAAACTTGCAATTTATTACGCCAAAGCTGGGAAACAAAAAATAGATGGTGTAATAGAAATGTCAAGTTCCTTGTTACGAGTTGATTCAGTCGCTCAAACCCAAATAAATAAAAAGAAAAATAGCATTCTCAATTACTTAAATAAAGAGAAATTGATTAAACTTACCACAGGGGAAGTGAAATTTAGAAAATTAATAGAAGTTCCATTTCGTTATGTATCTTTTTTATCCCATTCTATTGTTGATCGTTTCAAACCAAACAAATCTGCCCCTGCCCCTCAAAAGAAGGTTATAACGACAGATTCTTCCTTTAAAAATTATTCGGGTACTCCTTTTTTACTAATACATGGGGAGAAAGATCCTGAAACAGATGTTACACTACAACAAATCACATCTTTATTAGAAAAATATGGAATAGGATATCATAAGCATATAATTATGGGAGCAAACCATAGTTTCTATTCCGTTGAATGGGAAATGGAAATCTTTAATATAATTAGAAACTGGATGATAAAAAATTATTCTCTAGAATTTGAAGCCAAAGAAGTATTAACCTCCATATAG
- a CDS encoding ABC transporter ATP-binding protein — protein MYLRFIKYLRPYWKKEVLILFLMALSSVASLASPYILKVIIDKVFPSKDFHLLVKILLILFSINIARILISFCSDYLFEWVSNHIMLDIRKDLFSHMIRLPMSFFDKNKTGDMIHRINSEVNTIQSLLTGSMLRFINGILMITGLGVALCLLNYKLFLISLITIPFIFINTLYFQPKIRRLIKKSREKDADILSYLIERLENVKLIKIYTKYVYENNKLTGKINEWIHFNLRNVVISSTTKGFSTLLISFTPILIFYWGGGLVMKDALTIGSLVAFIQYLNRLYDPLRDMMSLYIDIVRSSVSMRRIYEFFELSQELSETDSSNSLIIHKSIEFKDVTFSYDSNLVLNKLSLEFKAGKVYAIVGTSGCGKSTIINLLCRFYEKESGQIFIDGQELEHIGINSLRKKIALITQDNQLFHDTIWENIKYGNETAPEDEITKSAKTTGIYDHIMTIDDKFDSVVGDKGTKLSGGQKQRIAIARALLKKSDVVILDEATSALDSESEKQIFNNLRDIYKGKTMILVSHRLSAIKEVDEIICMDKGQVVEQGSHEALIETKGFYYSLFKNQIE, from the coding sequence ATGTACCTCCGATTTATAAAATACCTAAGGCCCTACTGGAAGAAGGAAGTATTAATCCTTTTTCTGATGGCATTGAGCAGTGTAGCCTCGCTTGCATCGCCTTATATTTTAAAAGTAATTATAGATAAAGTTTTCCCATCAAAGGATTTTCATTTACTTGTCAAGATATTACTGATACTCTTTTCAATAAACATAGCCCGTATCTTAATTTCCTTTTGTTCCGATTACCTATTCGAATGGGTGAGCAACCATATTATGCTCGATATTCGTAAGGACTTATTTAGCCATATGATACGTCTGCCCATGAGTTTTTTCGACAAAAACAAAACGGGGGATATGATACACAGGATAAACAGCGAGGTGAATACAATACAAAGCCTTTTAACAGGCAGCATGTTACGTTTCATTAACGGTATTTTAATGATTACTGGCCTCGGCGTAGCATTGTGTCTGTTAAATTACAAATTGTTCCTGATATCGCTAATAACCATTCCATTTATTTTTATAAACACTCTTTACTTTCAACCGAAAATACGAAGGCTTATAAAAAAATCGAGGGAAAAAGATGCCGATATTCTCTCGTATCTTATTGAAAGGCTTGAAAATGTCAAACTCATTAAAATTTACACTAAGTATGTTTATGAGAATAATAAACTTACTGGCAAAATAAATGAATGGATCCATTTTAATTTAAGAAATGTGGTGATATCATCAACCACAAAAGGATTTTCTACATTATTAATTTCTTTTACTCCCATTTTGATCTTTTATTGGGGAGGTGGATTGGTAATGAAGGATGCCTTGACCATTGGCTCATTAGTGGCATTTATTCAATACCTTAACAGGCTTTACGACCCATTGCGCGACATGATGAGTTTATACATAGATATTGTAAGGTCGTCGGTTTCGATGAGACGTATTTATGAGTTTTTTGAATTATCGCAGGAGTTATCAGAAACAGACAGTTCCAATAGTTTAATCATTCATAAATCCATCGAATTTAAAGATGTCACTTTTAGCTACGACAGTAATTTGGTATTGAATAAATTGAGTCTAGAATTTAAAGCAGGAAAAGTTTACGCTATAGTTGGAACCAGTGGTTGCGGCAAAAGCACAATAATTAATTTATTATGTAGATTTTACGAAAAGGAATCGGGTCAGATTTTTATTGATGGACAGGAGTTGGAGCATATTGGAATAAATTCGTTACGAAAAAAAATAGCCCTGATTACTCAGGATAATCAATTGTTTCACGATACAATTTGGGAAAACATAAAATACGGAAACGAAACAGCCCCTGAAGATGAGATAACAAAATCAGCCAAAACCACTGGGATTTACGACCATATTATGACCATTGACGATAAATTCGATTCGGTTGTTGGGGATAAGGGTACAAAATTATCAGGAGGACAAAAGCAACGCATTGCCATTGCAAGGGCATTGTTGAAAAAATCTGACGTAGTGATACTCGATGAAGCTACCTCGGCGTTAGATTCGGAAAGTGAAAAACAAATTTTCAACAACTTGCGAGATATTTATAAAGGCAAAACCATGATATTGGTTAGCCATCGATTAAGTGCAATTAAAGAAGTTGATGAAATAATATGCATGGACAAGGGGCAAGTTGTAGAGCAAGGTTCGCATGAAGCGTTAATCGAAACCAAAGGCTTTTATTATTCGCTTTTTAAAAACCAAATTGAATAG